A window of the Brachybacterium sacelli genome harbors these coding sequences:
- a CDS encoding dynamin family protein — MTTQPTAVLDTFAEHLRALDLPLPLEGADRARADVSAALSQLGDHVIPRLESLDAPLLAVIGGSTGAGKSTLVNALVGEVVSRSGAIRPTTRRPVLLHHPADEPWFTGTRILPDLARVQMVGESGDRDPEAPGAGDTTGDVDPATSLALHAESRIPQGLALLDAPDIDSVAAGNRELARQLLRAADLWLFVTTANRYADAVPWEVLRTAAERDVTVDVVMNRIPEGTGVSEELSQDLRDMLEQSGIEVTRLFLVPETELDEQEMLPPAVVTELQRHVSRLAADAEGRGRIARRTLAGAVTALASSTRQIAEHAGAQEAERQRLRQEATDAFAGSRERIDEALGDGSLLRGEVLARWQDVVGTGELFRGLESLVSRIRDRVGLAISGRPAPSVAAEQALGTGLVHVVIDETARGAERADAAWRATASGRFLAKGQDLSRVPESFREEVAAGIRAWQGDVLELVRQEGSDRRTKARVLSLGVNAVGVALMVVVFASTAFIPTGLEVGAGAATAVVGQKLLETVFGDEAVRRMARVARERLTARLDALVAERSAAFLERLDALGEAGSDEQLEADADALEQLAHEIRETA, encoded by the coding sequence ATGACGACTCAGCCGACCGCGGTGCTCGACACCTTCGCCGAGCACCTGCGCGCCCTGGACCTCCCCCTGCCCCTCGAAGGCGCCGATCGAGCCCGTGCCGACGTCTCGGCGGCCCTCTCCCAGCTCGGCGACCACGTCATCCCCCGCCTGGAGTCCCTGGACGCCCCGCTGCTGGCAGTGATCGGCGGCTCGACCGGCGCCGGGAAGTCGACCCTGGTCAACGCCTTGGTCGGCGAGGTCGTCAGCCGCTCCGGCGCGATCCGCCCCACCACCCGTCGGCCCGTGCTGCTGCACCACCCCGCCGACGAGCCCTGGTTCACCGGCACCCGGATCCTGCCCGACCTCGCCCGGGTCCAGATGGTCGGGGAGAGCGGGGATCGTGACCCCGAGGCGCCCGGCGCCGGCGACACCACCGGGGACGTCGATCCCGCCACCAGCCTCGCGCTGCACGCCGAGAGCCGCATCCCGCAGGGCCTGGCCCTGCTGGACGCCCCGGACATCGACTCGGTGGCCGCCGGCAACCGCGAGCTGGCCCGGCAGCTGCTGCGCGCCGCGGACCTGTGGCTCTTCGTCACCACCGCGAACCGCTACGCCGACGCCGTGCCCTGGGAGGTGCTGCGCACCGCGGCCGAGCGCGATGTCACCGTCGACGTGGTCATGAATCGCATCCCGGAGGGCACCGGTGTCTCCGAGGAGCTCTCGCAGGACCTGCGCGACATGCTCGAGCAGAGCGGCATCGAGGTCACCCGGCTGTTCCTGGTCCCCGAGACCGAGCTCGACGAGCAGGAGATGCTGCCCCCGGCCGTCGTCACCGAGCTCCAGCGGCACGTCTCCCGCCTCGCCGCCGACGCCGAGGGACGCGGCCGCATCGCCCGCCGCACCCTCGCCGGCGCCGTGACCGCCCTGGCCTCCTCGACCCGGCAGATCGCCGAGCACGCAGGCGCCCAGGAGGCCGAGCGCCAGAGGCTGCGCCAGGAGGCGACCGACGCCTTCGCCGGGTCCCGCGAGCGCATCGACGAGGCCCTCGGCGACGGCTCCCTGCTGCGCGGAGAGGTGCTCGCCCGCTGGCAGGACGTCGTCGGCACGGGAGAGCTGTTCCGCGGTCTGGAGAGCCTCGTCTCCCGGATTCGTGACCGCGTGGGGCTCGCGATCTCGGGCCGGCCCGCCCCCTCGGTCGCCGCCGAACAGGCGCTGGGCACCGGCCTCGTGCACGTCGTGATCGACGAGACCGCGCGGGGCGCGGAGCGGGCCGACGCCGCCTGGCGCGCGACCGCCTCCGGCCGGTTCCTCGCCAAAGGGCAGGATCTCTCCCGGGTCCCCGAGAGCTTCCGCGAGGAGGTCGCGGCCGGGATCCGGGCCTGGCAGGGCGATGTGCTCGAGCTGGTGCGGCAGGAGGGGTCCGACCGCCGCACCAAGGCGCGGGTGCTCTCCCTCGGGGTCAACGCCGTCGGCGTGGCGCTGATGGTCGTCGTCTTCGCCTCGACCGCCTTCATCCCCACCGGACTCGAGGTGGGGGCGGGCGCCGCCACCGCCGTCGTCGGCCAGAAGCTCCTGGAGACCGTGTTCGGCGACGAGGCCGTGCGGCGCATGGCCCGGGTGGCCCGCGAGCGTCTCACCGCACGGCTCGATGCCCTGGTCGCCGAGCGCTCAGCCGCTTTCCTCGAGCGTCTCGACGCTCTCGGTGAGGCCGGCTCCGACGAGCAGCTGGAGGCCGACGCCGACGCCCTCGAGCAGCTCGCCCACGAGATCCGGGAGACCGCATGA
- a CDS encoding GTPase family protein → MSPLLSRSAPKQTPLAERLDALGRAADVLDGVAAGGEVEAVREMLSRVDRRRALSAEHTVIGLFGATGSGKSSLVNALVGTDISRAAVRRPTTSVPVAAVLGAADSDALLDWLEVEDRHHLDGTGIALETAALPGQRGRRARRQEPDTAPGIVLLDLPDLDSVEAGNRAIAERMTGLVDVLVWVTDPQKYADAVLHQEFVRRFAGHDAVTVLVLNQLDRLRAAEREDVVDSLTRIAHADGLEEARVFATSASTGEGVEDLREHLVGLARSREAAAARQRADVREGADRLREAADPEGLPPEAPETEIEVLVEDLATAARIDPVARAVGASYRFRASGRVGWPALRWARKMRPDPLRRLGIGTERDGEGLERTSLPEADAATRARASGGVRRFADAASLGGSDPWRAAVRGAARAREDELPDALDQAVAGADLRARRSSWWWPVLDVLQWLAMLTWVVGLAWLTLNVLLAFLQVPAPPMPMIEELWIPIPLPTALLVLGVAAGILIGLAGGGLAAVTAIGHRRRARRVLRSRVQEVTHEHVVEEVDAELARAAAAARDLALAHGEMPTSPV, encoded by the coding sequence ATGAGCCCCCTGCTGTCCCGCTCCGCGCCGAAGCAGACGCCCCTCGCCGAGCGCCTCGACGCCCTGGGCCGGGCGGCCGACGTGCTCGACGGCGTCGCGGCGGGCGGCGAGGTGGAGGCGGTGCGGGAGATGCTCTCGCGCGTGGACCGCCGCCGGGCACTCTCGGCCGAGCACACCGTGATCGGTCTGTTCGGTGCCACCGGCTCCGGCAAGTCCTCCCTCGTCAACGCCCTGGTGGGCACCGACATCTCCCGCGCCGCGGTGCGCCGGCCCACCACCTCCGTGCCGGTCGCGGCGGTGCTCGGCGCGGCCGACAGCGATGCGCTGCTGGACTGGCTCGAGGTGGAGGATCGCCACCACCTCGACGGCACCGGCATCGCGCTCGAGACCGCGGCGCTCCCGGGGCAGCGGGGCCGGCGCGCCCGACGTCAGGAACCCGACACCGCCCCCGGCATCGTGCTGCTGGACCTGCCCGACCTCGACTCGGTGGAGGCCGGCAACCGGGCCATCGCCGAGCGGATGACCGGACTGGTCGACGTCCTGGTGTGGGTGACGGATCCGCAGAAGTACGCCGACGCCGTCCTGCACCAGGAGTTCGTGCGCCGGTTCGCCGGCCACGACGCCGTCACCGTGCTGGTCCTCAACCAGCTCGATCGGCTGCGCGCCGCGGAGCGCGAGGACGTGGTGGACTCGCTCACGCGGATCGCGCACGCCGACGGTCTCGAGGAGGCCCGCGTGTTCGCGACCTCGGCGAGCACGGGGGAGGGGGTCGAGGACCTGCGCGAGCACCTCGTCGGCCTCGCCCGCAGTCGCGAGGCCGCCGCGGCCCGCCAGCGCGCCGACGTCCGCGAGGGCGCCGACCGGCTGCGGGAGGCGGCAGACCCGGAGGGGCTTCCGCCCGAGGCGCCGGAGACAGAGATCGAGGTGCTCGTCGAGGATCTGGCCACGGCCGCCCGCATCGACCCGGTCGCCCGGGCGGTCGGCGCCTCCTACCGGTTCCGGGCCTCCGGGCGCGTCGGCTGGCCGGCGCTGCGCTGGGCGCGGAAGATGCGCCCGGACCCCCTGCGGCGCCTGGGCATCGGCACAGAGCGAGACGGCGAGGGGCTGGAGCGCACCTCGCTGCCCGAGGCCGACGCCGCCACGCGGGCCCGCGCCTCGGGCGGGGTGCGACGATTCGCCGACGCCGCCTCCCTGGGGGGCAGCGATCCCTGGCGGGCCGCGGTCCGTGGGGCGGCCCGCGCCCGGGAGGACGAGCTGCCCGACGCCCTCGACCAGGCGGTGGCCGGCGCGGATCTGCGGGCGCGCCGCAGCTCGTGGTGGTGGCCCGTGCTCGATGTGCTGCAGTGGCTGGCGATGCTCACCTGGGTGGTGGGCCTCGCCTGGCTGACCCTCAACGTCCTCCTGGCCTTCCTCCAGGTCCCCGCGCCGCCGATGCCGATGATCGAGGAGCTGTGGATCCCGATCCCGCTGCCCACGGCGCTGCTGGTGCTGGGCGTCGCCGCCGGCATCCTGATCGGCCTGGCGGGCGGCGGCCTCGCGGCGGTGACGGCGATCGGGCATCGTCGTCGGGCTCGCCGGGTGCTGCGGTCCCGGGTCCAGGAGGTCACCCACGAGCACGTCGTCGAGGAAGTGGACGCGGAGCTCGCCCGGGCCGCTGCGGCTGCGAGGGATCTCGCACTCGCGCACGGGGAGATGCCCACCTCGCCCGTGTAG
- a CDS encoding 30S ribosomal protein bS22 yields the protein MGSVVKKRRKRMSKKKHRKLLRRTRHQRRNKK from the coding sequence ATGGGTTCTGTCGTCAAGAAGCGACGCAAGCGCATGTCCAAGAAGAAGCACCGCAAGCTGCTTCGTCGCACGCGCCACCAGCGCCGCAACAAGAAGTGA
- a CDS encoding glutaredoxin family protein, protein MTAARIPSPADPDARVLYLTREGCHLCEEALPVVRAEADRAGTTVEVRDIDTDETLRADWDHDVPVIIVDGAVHARYRVDGDQLRGALRKRPWWRRLTGRA, encoded by the coding sequence ATGACCGCTGCTCGCATCCCCTCCCCCGCCGATCCGGACGCCCGGGTCCTGTACCTGACCCGCGAGGGCTGCCACCTGTGCGAGGAGGCGCTGCCCGTGGTCCGGGCCGAGGCGGATCGGGCGGGCACCACCGTCGAGGTGCGCGACATCGACACCGACGAGACGCTGCGTGCCGACTGGGACCACGACGTCCCGGTGATCATCGTCGACGGTGCGGTCCACGCCCGGTACCGCGTCGACGGCGATCAGCTGCGCGGTGCGCTCCGGAAGCGTCCGTGGTGGCGCCGCCTCACCGGTCGCGCCTGA
- a CDS encoding YceI family protein, with amino-acid sequence MNDLTPGTWTLDPSHTSASFAVRHAGISKARGQFTDVEGTLEVGEGGENLSFTTTLKTESLTTSNEDRDNHLRSGDFFDAEAFPEITFSSTEVKGDTLVGDLTIRDTTKPVTLDFSYEGAATDPFGTYRAGFTGETTISRKEFGLTWNAALEAGGVLISDEVKISIEAEFTAPTAA; translated from the coding sequence ATGAACGACCTGACCCCCGGCACCTGGACCCTCGATCCCTCCCACACCTCGGCCAGCTTCGCCGTGCGTCACGCCGGCATCTCCAAGGCCCGCGGCCAGTTCACCGACGTCGAGGGCACCCTCGAGGTCGGTGAGGGCGGCGAGAACCTCTCCTTCACCACCACGCTGAAGACCGAATCGCTCACCACCTCCAACGAGGACCGTGACAACCACCTGCGCAGCGGAGACTTCTTCGACGCCGAGGCCTTCCCGGAGATCACCTTCTCCTCCACCGAGGTCAAGGGCGACACCCTCGTCGGCGACCTGACGATCCGCGACACCACCAAGCCGGTCACGCTGGACTTCTCCTACGAGGGCGCTGCGACCGACCCCTTCGGCACCTACCGCGCCGGCTTCACCGGCGAGACCACGATCTCCCGCAAGGAGTTCGGCCTGACCTGGAACGCCGCTCTCGAGGCCGGTGGCGTGCTGATCTCCGACGAGGTCAAGATCTCGATCGAGGCCGAGTTCACGGCTCCGACCGCCGCCTGA
- a CDS encoding MarR family winged helix-turn-helix transcriptional regulator has protein sequence MDTTQSIEKDGASRPEDLWLTRTEQTAWRSFLYATTLLNDRLSEALQADTEIDLTLGEYEILVRLSEAQGRFLRMSELADRVVHSRSRLTHTVSRMEKRGLVERVRCSDDGRGRQAQLTEAGMALLEKAAPTHVRSVRELLLDVVGHDDFLELGRILGRAVPEDAPIGIGSPAPHVDRASQL, from the coding sequence ATGGACACCACGCAGTCAATCGAGAAGGACGGGGCCTCGCGGCCGGAGGATCTCTGGCTGACCCGGACGGAGCAGACCGCCTGGCGCAGCTTCCTCTACGCCACCACCCTGCTGAACGACCGCCTCTCGGAGGCGCTGCAGGCCGATACGGAAATCGACCTGACGCTGGGCGAGTACGAGATCCTGGTGCGGCTCTCCGAGGCGCAGGGGCGCTTCCTGCGCATGTCGGAGCTCGCCGACCGAGTGGTCCATTCCCGCTCGCGCCTGACCCACACCGTCTCCCGGATGGAGAAGCGCGGGCTGGTCGAGCGCGTGCGCTGCTCGGACGACGGTCGCGGGCGGCAGGCACAGCTGACGGAGGCAGGCATGGCCCTGCTCGAGAAGGCGGCGCCCACCCATGTGCGCTCGGTGCGCGAGCTGCTGCTGGACGTCGTCGGCCACGACGACTTCCTCGAGCTGGGACGCATCCTGGGCCGTGCCGTGCCCGAGGACGCCCCGATCGGGATCGGGAGTCCGGCTCCTCACGTCGATCGCGCCTCTCAGCTCTGA
- a CDS encoding histidine phosphatase family protein has protein sequence MTTTTVHLVRHGEVHNPERLLYGRLPGYRLSERGQAMAQRTGDHLADSDITLVRSSPMLRAQQTAAPIAAAHGLEITTDQRITESGNRFEGQRMGYGSAKLSDPRNWRWFLNPLRPSWGEPYREQVARVTAAVHDARAVAEGHEAVLVLHQLPIWVTRRSAEGKPLFHDPRRRQCGLCSVTSLRFVGPHLADVSYAEPAAELYAGAVDATGGKLT, from the coding sequence GTGACCACCACCACTGTCCACCTCGTCCGTCATGGCGAGGTGCACAATCCGGAACGCCTCCTGTACGGACGCCTGCCCGGGTACCGCCTGAGCGAGCGGGGGCAGGCCATGGCGCAGCGGACCGGGGACCATCTGGCCGATTCCGACATCACGCTGGTGCGCTCCTCGCCGATGCTGCGGGCGCAGCAGACCGCCGCGCCGATCGCGGCCGCGCACGGCCTCGAGATCACCACCGACCAGCGGATCACGGAATCCGGCAACCGCTTCGAGGGACAGCGCATGGGATACGGCTCCGCGAAGCTGAGCGATCCCCGCAACTGGCGCTGGTTCCTCAATCCGCTGCGCCCCTCCTGGGGAGAGCCGTACCGCGAGCAGGTCGCGCGCGTGACCGCGGCCGTCCACGATGCCCGCGCCGTGGCCGAGGGCCACGAGGCGGTGCTGGTGCTGCATCAGCTGCCGATCTGGGTGACCCGCCGCAGCGCCGAGGGCAAGCCCCTGTTCCACGACCCGCGGCGCCGCCAGTGCGGACTGTGCTCGGTGACCAGCCTGCGCTTCGTCGGCCCCCACCTGGCAGACGTCTCCTACGCCGAGCCCGCCGCCGAGCTCTACGCCGGGGCGGTCGACGCCACCGGGGGGAAGCTCACGTGA
- a CDS encoding TlpA disulfide reductase family protein, with product MSAPSRPPRPTRRGLLGAAGVLTSGLLLAACGSDASGRYESGYVSGDGVTTEIAPAERDEPLEFSGTTFDGEDFSSVDQRGELLVVNVWYASCPPCRQEAPDLQAIHEEYADQGVSFIGINVRDGSGPAKAFEESYGITYPSLPDQDAEIMYELRGQVAPNAVPSTLVLDREGRVAARISGAIDPSTLRAMIDKVLGE from the coding sequence GTGAGCGCGCCGTCCCGCCCGCCGCGCCCCACGCGCCGCGGCCTGCTCGGTGCCGCGGGTGTCCTGACCTCGGGGCTCCTGCTCGCCGCCTGCGGATCCGACGCCAGCGGACGCTACGAGTCCGGATACGTCTCCGGCGACGGCGTGACCACCGAGATCGCTCCCGCCGAGCGCGATGAACCGCTCGAGTTCTCCGGCACCACCTTCGACGGCGAGGACTTCTCCTCCGTCGACCAGCGCGGAGAGCTGCTCGTGGTCAACGTCTGGTACGCCTCCTGCCCGCCGTGCCGCCAGGAGGCCCCCGACCTGCAGGCCATCCACGAGGAGTACGCCGACCAGGGCGTCTCCTTCATCGGCATCAACGTGCGCGACGGCTCCGGCCCCGCGAAGGCCTTCGAGGAGAGCTACGGGATCACCTACCCCTCGCTGCCCGACCAGGACGCGGAGATCATGTACGAGCTGCGGGGCCAGGTCGCCCCGAACGCCGTCCCCTCCACGTTGGTGCTGGACCGTGAAGGGCGGGTCGCCGCACGGATCTCCGGCGCCATCGACCCCTCGACGCTGCGCGCCATGATCGACAAGGTGCTGGGCGAATGA
- a CDS encoding cytochrome c biogenesis CcdA family protein: MITAEVGAAFQATALSGSLLLAVAVAAAAGVVAFLSPCVLPVVPGYLGYVSGLAGQGAVTAGGAGRRTGGGRRRAAPSGGRAGTGRMLAGSLLFVAGFAVVFMILGGFAGAMGYLLQEYSVWINRVAGAIVLLMGLVFMGVFPGLGANRPLTSKKPDAGLLGAPLMGLVFGLSWTPCIGPTYAAIVALSLDGGGDGAALRGGVLALAYSLGLGIPFVLFALLFDRALGLSKKLSRHRRTIGLLSGALLIAIGVLLMTGVWSAWMSDLQGFIATFEPVV; this comes from the coding sequence ATGATCACCGCCGAGGTCGGAGCCGCCTTCCAGGCCACAGCACTGTCCGGGTCCCTGCTGTTGGCCGTGGCCGTCGCGGCCGCGGCCGGAGTGGTCGCCTTCCTCTCCCCGTGCGTGCTGCCGGTGGTGCCCGGGTACCTCGGCTACGTCTCCGGGCTCGCCGGGCAGGGCGCCGTCACCGCCGGTGGTGCCGGAAGGCGCACGGGCGGGGGCCGTCGCCGGGCCGCCCCCTCGGGCGGGCGCGCCGGGACCGGTCGCATGCTCGCCGGCAGCCTGCTGTTCGTCGCCGGCTTCGCCGTGGTGTTCATGATCCTCGGCGGTTTCGCCGGCGCGATGGGCTACCTGCTGCAGGAATACAGCGTCTGGATCAACCGCGTCGCGGGCGCGATCGTGCTGCTGATGGGCCTGGTCTTCATGGGCGTGTTCCCCGGGCTCGGCGCGAACCGTCCGCTGACCAGCAAGAAACCGGATGCCGGTCTCCTCGGCGCCCCGCTGATGGGGCTCGTGTTCGGACTGAGCTGGACCCCCTGCATCGGCCCCACCTACGCCGCGATCGTCGCCCTGTCCCTGGACGGCGGCGGCGACGGCGCCGCACTGCGCGGCGGGGTCCTGGCGCTGGCCTACTCGCTGGGCCTCGGCATCCCCTTCGTGCTGTTCGCCCTGCTGTTCGACCGGGCCCTGGGCCTGTCGAAGAAGCTCTCGCGGCACCGCCGCACCATCGGACTCCTCTCCGGCGCACTGCTCATCGCGATCGGCGTGCTGCTGATGACCGGTGTGTGGTCCGCGTGGATGAGCGACCTGCAGGGATTCATCGCGACCTTCGAGCCGGTGGTGTGA
- the resB gene encoding cytochrome c biogenesis protein ResB, whose amino-acid sequence MHEHDDDGTPAAPDRTDQTLNSDPSTDSSTGGTGGADAAADTWSSKRDKDRPRPPKGGANAPALGLRGTLLFLWRQLTSMQTALILLMLLAIAAVPGSLYPQRSVNPSLTEQFLEENGRWGEILDTLGFFDVFSSPWFSAIYLLLFISLIGCIVPRVGVHLRQLRAKPPRTPSRLTRFTGYTRLELPDADADALLETAHRSLRRSRYRTVVREEKASRSVSAERGLLRESGNLLFHIALVGVLICVAGGQLTSYRGQITVVEGDGFSNSLTQYDSFDSGAWFEPTSLPPFQFTLEDFRAEYVLQGADESRVGEPLSFEADIAVTTPGEKHEERTLQVNKPLHVDGSSMYLLGNGYAPEVTLTDPEGNVVAEGPVITVPMGDTGYTSQLVIKAPDAQPEQTAVVGFFLPTGQIDEQGPRSIYPDLMNPMLALTAYHGDLGLDSGVPQNAYEVDVSTLDQVTGEDGSPMLMKLAPGERFEMPDGSELTFDGVRRYAAFDVAHDPFERWVLVSALVAVGGLILSLFVPRRRLWVRVSPADGTGGVTVLEVAGLARSDDPALPDDVKALAEKLSAEQDGRGPSETTGPDAATDPPHEGSAQ is encoded by the coding sequence ATGCACGAGCACGACGACGACGGGACCCCCGCGGCCCCGGACAGGACGGATCAGACCCTGAACAGCGACCCGAGCACCGATTCCAGCACCGGGGGCACCGGCGGGGCCGACGCCGCCGCCGACACCTGGAGCAGCAAGCGCGACAAGGACCGCCCCAGGCCACCGAAGGGTGGCGCCAACGCCCCCGCCCTCGGACTGCGGGGCACGCTGCTGTTCCTGTGGCGCCAGCTGACCAGCATGCAGACCGCGCTGATACTGCTGATGCTGCTCGCGATCGCGGCGGTGCCCGGCTCGCTGTACCCGCAGCGCAGCGTGAACCCCTCGCTGACCGAGCAGTTCCTCGAGGAGAACGGCCGCTGGGGCGAGATCCTCGACACGCTGGGCTTCTTCGACGTCTTCTCCTCACCGTGGTTCTCGGCGATTTACCTGCTGCTGTTCATCTCGCTGATCGGGTGCATCGTGCCGCGGGTGGGCGTGCACCTGCGCCAGCTGCGGGCGAAGCCGCCTCGCACCCCTTCCCGACTGACCCGCTTCACCGGGTACACCCGGCTCGAGCTGCCGGACGCGGACGCCGACGCCCTGCTCGAGACCGCGCACCGCTCCCTGCGGCGCTCGCGCTACCGGACCGTCGTGCGCGAGGAGAAGGCCTCGCGCTCGGTCAGCGCCGAGCGCGGCCTGCTGCGCGAGAGCGGCAACCTGCTGTTCCACATCGCCCTGGTCGGGGTGCTGATCTGCGTCGCGGGCGGCCAGCTGACCAGCTACCGCGGTCAGATCACCGTGGTCGAGGGCGATGGGTTCTCCAACTCCCTGACGCAGTACGACTCCTTCGACTCCGGCGCCTGGTTCGAACCCACCTCCCTCCCGCCCTTCCAGTTCACCCTGGAGGACTTCCGCGCCGAGTACGTGCTCCAGGGCGCTGACGAGAGCCGGGTGGGCGAGCCGCTGTCCTTCGAGGCCGACATCGCCGTGACCACGCCGGGCGAGAAGCACGAGGAGCGCACGCTGCAGGTCAACAAGCCCCTGCACGTCGACGGCAGCTCCATGTACCTGCTCGGCAACGGGTACGCCCCCGAGGTGACGCTCACCGACCCCGAGGGCAACGTGGTGGCGGAGGGGCCCGTGATCACGGTGCCGATGGGCGACACGGGGTACACCTCCCAGCTCGTGATCAAGGCACCCGACGCGCAGCCCGAGCAGACCGCGGTGGTCGGCTTCTTCCTGCCCACCGGCCAGATCGACGAGCAGGGCCCGCGCTCGATCTACCCCGATCTGATGAACCCGATGCTGGCCCTGACCGCCTACCACGGTGATCTCGGCCTCGATTCGGGCGTCCCGCAGAACGCCTATGAGGTCGACGTCTCCACCCTCGACCAGGTCACGGGCGAGGACGGCTCACCGATGCTGATGAAGCTCGCGCCGGGAGAGCGCTTCGAGATGCCCGACGGCTCCGAGCTCACCTTCGACGGCGTGCGTCGCTACGCCGCCTTCGACGTCGCCCATGATCCGTTCGAGCGCTGGGTGCTGGTCAGTGCCCTGGTCGCCGTCGGCGGACTGATCCTGTCGCTGTTCGTGCCGCGCCGGCGCCTCTGGGTGCGCGTGAGCCCGGCCGACGGGACCGGCGGCGTGACCGTGCTGGAGGTCGCCGGGCTCGCCCGCAGCGACGATCCGGCGCTGCCCGATGACGTCAAGGCCCTGGCGGAGAAGCTCTCCGCGGAGCAGGATGGGCGAGGGCCCTCCGAGACGACGGGGCCGGACGCGGCCACCGATCCACCCCACGAAGGAAGTGCACAGTGA
- the ccsB gene encoding c-type cytochrome biogenesis protein CcsB: MIDQQLAEISNLVIVVTIVLYVLALIGFAADLASTSQRRSDERLAAREAQPDTARVAQPAAVGAGGSGASGPLTTTADDAARTEGESAGTAGTMTAQTFAFVLASAATVLHITGVATRAIATQRVPWANMYEFATTSTAVVMAAFLIFCIKRAELRALGTFVVGPVLLVMLLAQTLWIVPAAELTPSLQNSHWIYIHIAVAIVATALSILGAVVAAMQLLQSRHERALVEKAEAGEEFPEHWGRFGHVLDRLPSSAVLEGLSFRIHSVAFVCWTFTLIFGAIWAREAWGRYWGWDPKEVWTFIIWVIYAAYLHARATGGFRGSRAAGLALAGFVAVVFNYTIVNTVINGLHSYSGL; the protein is encoded by the coding sequence GTGATTGACCAGCAGCTGGCGGAGATCTCGAATCTCGTCATCGTGGTGACGATCGTGCTGTACGTGCTCGCGCTGATCGGCTTCGCCGCCGACCTCGCCTCCACCTCGCAGCGTCGCAGCGATGAGCGCCTGGCGGCGCGCGAGGCCCAGCCGGACACGGCACGCGTCGCCCAGCCCGCGGCCGTCGGCGCCGGCGGGTCCGGGGCCTCGGGCCCGCTGACGACCACCGCCGACGACGCGGCGAGGACCGAGGGTGAGAGCGCCGGGACCGCGGGGACGATGACGGCGCAGACCTTCGCCTTCGTCCTGGCCTCAGCGGCGACCGTCCTGCACATCACGGGGGTGGCGACCCGCGCGATCGCCACCCAGCGCGTCCCCTGGGCGAACATGTACGAGTTCGCCACCACCAGCACCGCCGTGGTGATGGCCGCCTTCCTGATCTTCTGCATCAAGCGGGCCGAGCTGCGGGCGCTGGGCACCTTCGTCGTCGGGCCCGTGCTGCTGGTGATGCTGCTGGCCCAGACCCTGTGGATCGTCCCGGCCGCCGAGCTGACCCCGAGCCTGCAGAACTCGCACTGGATCTACATCCACATCGCCGTGGCCATCGTGGCCACCGCACTGTCGATCCTCGGCGCCGTCGTCGCCGCGATGCAGCTGCTGCAGTCGCGCCATGAGCGCGCGCTGGTGGAGAAGGCCGAGGCCGGAGAGGAGTTCCCCGAGCACTGGGGGCGCTTCGGTCATGTCCTGGATCGCCTGCCCAGCTCCGCAGTGCTGGAGGGGTTGAGCTTCCGGATCCACTCCGTCGCCTTCGTGTGCTGGACCTTCACCCTGATCTTCGGCGCGATCTGGGCCCGCGAGGCCTGGGGCCGCTACTGGGGCTGGGACCCCAAGGAGGTGTGGACCTTCATCATCTGGGTGATCTACGCCGCCTACCTGCATGCCCGGGCCACCGGCGGATTCCGCGGCAGCCGCGCCGCGGGCCTCGCCCTGGCCGGTTTCGTGGCCGTGGTCTTCAACTACACGATCGTCAACACGGTCATCAACGGCCTGCACTCCTACTCCGGTCTCTGA
- a CDS encoding PLDc N-terminal domain-containing protein yields the protein MIKGFLAVLSIALTVFALADCVQTENDKVRGIPKWAWVVLVVLLPWVGPITWLVVGKDRQDGNGIDRPRRDGPTAPDEDPDFLRRLDEDIRRERRERQRREQGEQGPDSPSGGPAST from the coding sequence ATGATCAAGGGGTTCCTGGCAGTGCTCTCCATCGCGCTCACGGTGTTCGCCCTCGCCGACTGCGTCCAGACCGAGAACGACAAGGTGCGGGGCATCCCGAAATGGGCCTGGGTAGTCCTGGTGGTGCTGCTGCCCTGGGTGGGACCGATCACCTGGCTCGTCGTCGGCAAGGACCGGCAGGACGGGAACGGGATCGACCGCCCCCGGCGCGACGGGCCGACAGCACCCGACGAGGACCCCGACTTCCTGCGCCGGCTCGACGAGGACATCCGCCGCGAGCGCCGGGAGCGTCAGCGCCGCGAACAGGGCGAGCAGGGCCCGGACAGCCCCTCCGGAGGGCCCGCGAGCACCTGA